A genomic segment from Amia ocellicauda isolate fAmiCal2 chromosome 13, fAmiCal2.hap1, whole genome shotgun sequence encodes:
- the cbr4 gene encoding carbonyl reductase family member 4: MSKVCAVFGGSRGIGKAVSQLLAKKGHRVIVVARNLEAAQSTATSLGEDHLALSCDVSKEHDVQETFEKIQSSCGNINYLVNAAGLNRDGLLLRTKTEDMVTLLHTNLLGAMLTCKSALRGMLHNQGGAIVNIGSVVGLKGNAGQSVYSASKAGLEGFTRSLAKEVAARNIRVNLVAPGFIHTDMTAGMNVEELSRNIPLGRFGEPQEVAQAVLFLLESPYVTGQVLVVDGGLQLAM, encoded by the exons ATGTCCAAAGTGTGTGCCGTGTTCGGGGGCTCCAGGGGGATCGGGAAGGCCGTCTCTCAGTTGCTGGCTAAGAAGGGACATCGAGTCATTGTCGTTGCAAGAAATCTCGAAGCTGCCCAGTCCACTGCCACGTCTTTGGGAG AGGACCACCTTGCTCTGAGCTGTGATGTTTCGAAAGAACACGACGTCCAGGAAACATTTGAAAAGATTCAGTCGAGCTGTGGAAACATTAACTATCTGGTCAATGCAGCCGGTCTGAACAG GGACGGGCTGTTGTTGCGGACCAAGACAGAAGACATGGTCACCCTGCTGCACACCAACCTCCTGGGCGCCATGCTGACCTGCAAAAGTGCTTTAAGAGGCATGCTGCACAACCAAGGAGGAGCCATTGTAAATATAG GCAGCGTCGTTGGGCTGAAGGGGAATGCGGGGCAGAGTGTGTACAGCGCCAGTAAGGCCGGGCTGGAGGGCTTCACACGCTCTCTTGCCAAGGAAGTGGCTGCGAGAAACATTCGGGTTAACTTGGTCGCTCCAG GCttcatacacacagacatgacGGCGGGCATGAACGTTGAGGAGCTGAGCAGGAACATCCCACTGGGACGCTTCGGGGAGCCCCAAGAGGTGGCCCAGGCCGTCCTCTTTCTCCTGGAGTCTCCCTACGTTACTGGGCAGGTTCTGGTTGTGGATGGTGGACTTCAGCTGGCCATGTAG